The proteins below come from a single Serratia fonticola genomic window:
- the gsiD gene encoding glutathione ABC transporter permease GsiD: MKYWRRNAALKAMPVINPNAVRTPWHEFWRRFRRQQVAMVAGVFVLLLVAAALLAPHLVPFDAENFFDYDRLNEGPSLVHWLGVDSLGRDIFSRILMGARISLAAGVFSVLVGSVIGTVLGLLAGYYEGWWDRIVMRISDVLFAFPGILLAIGVVAIMGSGMANVIVAVAIFSIPAFARLVRGNTLVLKHLTYIESARSIGASDWTIILRHILPGTISSIVVYFTMRIGTSIITAASLSFLGLGAQPPTPEWGAMLNEARADMVIAPHVAIFPSLAIFFTVLAFNLLGDGLRDALDPKLKG; this comes from the coding sequence ATGAAGTATTGGCGGCGTAATGCCGCGCTCAAGGCAATGCCGGTGATTAATCCCAACGCGGTGCGTACGCCTTGGCATGAGTTCTGGCGGCGCTTTCGTCGCCAGCAGGTCGCAATGGTGGCCGGCGTGTTTGTGTTGCTGCTGGTGGCCGCTGCGCTGCTGGCACCGCATCTGGTGCCTTTTGATGCGGAAAACTTCTTTGATTACGATCGGCTCAATGAGGGGCCTTCGCTGGTGCACTGGCTCGGGGTAGATTCGCTGGGCCGGGATATTTTCAGCCGTATTCTGATGGGCGCGCGGATCTCTTTGGCCGCCGGGGTGTTCTCGGTGCTGGTTGGCAGCGTGATTGGCACGGTGCTCGGGCTGCTGGCGGGCTATTACGAAGGCTGGTGGGATCGCATCGTTATGCGTATCAGCGATGTGCTGTTTGCCTTCCCCGGTATTCTGCTGGCGATTGGCGTGGTGGCGATCATGGGCAGCGGCATGGCCAACGTGATTGTCGCCGTGGCCATCTTCAGCATTCCGGCGTTTGCGCGCCTGGTGCGTGGCAATACTCTGGTGCTGAAGCACCTGACCTACATTGAATCGGCGCGCAGCATCGGCGCTTCGGACTGGACCATCATCCTGCGGCATATCTTGCCGGGCACCATCTCGTCGATCGTGGTTTATTTCACCATGCGTATCGGTACTTCAATCATTACTGCTGCCAGCCTGTCGTTCTTGGGATTGGGGGCGCAGCCGCCAACGCCGGAATGGGGCGCGATGCTCAATGAAGCGCGGGCGGATATGGTGATTGCCCCGCATGTGGCGATTTTCCCCAGCCTGGCAATCTTTTTTACCGTACTGGCGTTTAACCTGTTAGGCGATGGGCTACGTGATGCATTGGATCCGAAACTGAAGGGATGA
- the gsiB gene encoding glutathione ABC transporter substrate-binding protein GsiB, protein MTKHTFKRNVLAAVLLAAAAGPAWAAKDAVIAVASNFTTLDPYDANDTLSQAVAKSFYQGLFGFDKDMKLVNVLADSYDVSKDGLTYTIKLQPGVKFHDGSAFDAEAVKVNLDRASNPDNRLKRYNLFKMLDKTEVVDPTTVKVVLKAPFSAFINNLAHPAAAMISPAALKQYGKEIGFHPVGTGPYQFETWNQTDYVKVKKFDGYWKAGLPKLDSITWRPVVDNNTRAAMLQTGEATFAFPIPYEQAKVLEKNSKLDLVAAPSILQRYISMNVTQKPFDNPKVRQALNYAINKDALIKVAFSGFAVPAEGPVPPAIDFATRYNAWPYDPAKARELLKEAGYPNGFTTTLWSSHNHSTAQKVLQFAQQQLAQVGVKVTVTAMDAGQRAAQVESVGVKDTGVRMFYTGWSASTGEADWALTPLFATQSAPPKQFNTAFYSNPQVDKDLADALATTDRAQKQALYKDAQDRIWADAPWIFLVTERLLSANNKQLSGFYVMPDTSFNFDNADLK, encoded by the coding sequence ATGACTAAGCACACATTCAAGCGTAATGTTTTGGCCGCCGTACTGCTGGCTGCCGCTGCTGGCCCGGCTTGGGCTGCCAAAGATGCGGTGATTGCCGTAGCGTCCAACTTCACCACGCTCGACCCGTACGATGCCAACGACACCTTGTCGCAGGCGGTCGCCAAATCCTTCTATCAGGGGCTGTTTGGCTTTGATAAGGATATGAAGCTGGTGAACGTCCTGGCGGACAGTTACGACGTCAGCAAAGACGGTCTGACCTACACCATCAAGCTCCAGCCGGGGGTTAAATTCCACGACGGCAGCGCATTCGATGCCGAAGCGGTCAAGGTTAACCTGGATCGCGCCAGTAACCCGGATAATCGCCTGAAACGCTACAACCTGTTCAAGATGCTCGATAAAACCGAAGTGGTCGATCCCACCACGGTCAAGGTCGTGCTGAAAGCTCCATTCTCGGCGTTTATCAACAACCTGGCGCACCCGGCGGCGGCGATGATTTCCCCGGCGGCCCTCAAGCAGTATGGCAAGGAGATCGGTTTCCATCCGGTGGGTACCGGCCCTTACCAGTTCGAAACCTGGAACCAGACCGACTATGTGAAAGTGAAGAAATTCGACGGCTATTGGAAAGCGGGCTTACCGAAGCTGGACAGCATCACCTGGCGGCCAGTAGTGGATAACAACACCCGTGCGGCGATGCTGCAAACCGGCGAAGCGACCTTTGCTTTCCCAATCCCTTATGAGCAAGCCAAGGTGCTGGAGAAAAACAGCAAGCTGGATTTGGTGGCCGCGCCGTCGATCCTGCAACGCTACATCAGCATGAACGTGACGCAGAAGCCGTTCGATAACCCGAAGGTGCGCCAGGCACTGAACTATGCGATCAACAAGGACGCGCTGATTAAGGTGGCGTTCTCCGGCTTTGCCGTGCCGGCGGAAGGTCCGGTGCCTCCGGCCATTGATTTTGCTACCCGCTACAACGCTTGGCCATACGATCCAGCCAAGGCGCGTGAGCTGCTGAAAGAAGCGGGCTATCCGAATGGGTTTACTACCACGCTGTGGTCTTCCCATAACCACAGTACCGCGCAGAAAGTGTTGCAGTTTGCTCAACAGCAGCTGGCGCAGGTCGGGGTCAAAGTGACCGTCACCGCGATGGATGCGGGCCAACGTGCGGCGCAGGTGGAAAGCGTGGGCGTGAAGGATACCGGCGTGCGTATGTTCTATACCGGCTGGTCTGCCTCGACCGGCGAAGCCGATTGGGCGCTGACGCCGCTGTTCGCCACTCAATCTGCACCGCCTAAGCAATTCAACACTGCGTTCTACAGCAATCCGCAGGTCGATAAGGATCTGGCCGACGCGTTGGCCACCACCGATCGTGCCCAGAAACAGGCGCTGTACAAAGATGCACAAGACCGCATCTGGGCCGACGCACCATGGATTTTCCTGGTGACCGAGCGCCTGCTGTCTGCCAACAACAAACAGCTGAGCGGCTTCTATGTGATGCCGGACACCTCGTTTAACTTTGATAACGCGGACTTGAAATAA
- a CDS encoding ABC-F family ATPase translates to MLSTNNITMQFGSKPLFENISVKFGGGNRYGLIGANGCGKSTFMKILGGDLAPSGGNVFLDPNERLGKLRQDQFAFEQFSVLDTVIMGHTELWAVKEERDRIYAMAEMSEEDGYKVADLEVAYGEMDGYTAEARAGELLLGVGIPVEQHYGPMSEIAPGFKLRVLLAQALFSDPEILLLDEPTNNLDIDTIRWLEQVLNERNSTMIIISHDRHFLNMVCTHMADLDYGELRVYPGNYDEYMTAATQARERLMSDNAKKKAQINELQSFVSRFSANASKSKQATSRARQIDKIQLEEVKASSRQNPFIRFEQDKKLFRNALEVEALAKGFDNGPLFSKLNLMVEVGEKVAILGANGIGKSTLLKTLVGDLQPDHGTVKWSENAKIGYYAQDHEYEFDETLSVFDWMSQWKQEKDDEQAVRSILGRLLFSQDDIKKRVKVLSGGEKGRMLFGKIMMQRPNILIMDEPTNHMDMESIESLNMALEMYEGTLIFVSHDREFVSSLATRVLEMTPNKVIDFTGNYEDYLRSQGIN, encoded by the coding sequence GTGTTAAGCACTAACAACATCACTATGCAGTTCGGCAGTAAGCCGTTGTTTGAAAACATCTCTGTCAAATTTGGCGGCGGTAACCGCTATGGTCTGATCGGAGCCAACGGCTGCGGTAAATCGACGTTCATGAAAATCCTCGGTGGCGATCTGGCGCCGAGCGGCGGTAACGTGTTCCTGGATCCGAATGAGCGCCTGGGTAAACTGCGCCAGGATCAGTTCGCTTTTGAACAGTTCAGCGTGCTGGACACCGTGATCATGGGCCACACCGAACTGTGGGCGGTGAAGGAAGAGCGTGACCGCATCTACGCCATGGCGGAGATGAGCGAAGAAGACGGCTATAAAGTGGCCGATCTGGAAGTGGCCTATGGCGAGATGGACGGCTACACCGCAGAAGCACGTGCCGGTGAGTTGCTGCTCGGCGTAGGTATTCCGGTAGAACAGCATTATGGCCCGATGAGCGAGATCGCTCCCGGCTTCAAACTGCGTGTTCTGTTGGCTCAGGCCCTGTTCTCCGATCCGGAAATCCTGCTGCTCGACGAACCAACGAACAACCTGGACATCGATACCATTCGCTGGCTGGAGCAGGTGCTGAACGAGCGTAACAGCACCATGATCATCATTTCGCACGACCGTCACTTCCTGAACATGGTTTGTACCCACATGGCGGATCTGGACTACGGCGAACTGCGTGTCTACCCAGGCAACTACGACGAATACATGACGGCGGCTACCCAGGCTCGTGAGCGCCTGATGTCTGATAACGCCAAGAAGAAGGCACAGATTAACGAATTGCAGTCCTTCGTTAGCCGCTTCAGCGCCAACGCCTCAAAATCCAAGCAGGCTACCTCTCGTGCCCGCCAGATTGACAAGATCCAGTTGGAAGAGGTGAAAGCCTCCAGCCGTCAGAACCCGTTCATCCGTTTTGAGCAGGACAAGAAGCTGTTCCGTAACGCGCTGGAAGTGGAAGCGCTGGCCAAAGGCTTCGACAACGGCCCGCTGTTCAGCAAACTCAACCTGATGGTTGAAGTGGGCGAGAAAGTGGCGATCCTGGGTGCCAACGGTATCGGTAAATCCACCCTGCTGAAAACGCTGGTGGGTGACCTGCAGCCGGATCACGGCACCGTGAAATGGTCCGAAAACGCCAAGATCGGTTACTACGCACAGGATCACGAATACGAGTTTGATGAAACCCTGAGCGTGTTCGACTGGATGAGCCAGTGGAAGCAGGAAAAGGACGATGAGCAGGCGGTACGCAGCATTCTTGGCCGCCTGTTGTTCAGCCAGGACGATATCAAGAAGCGCGTAAAAGTGCTTTCCGGTGGTGAGAAGGGCCGTATGCTGTTCGGCAAGATCATGATGCAGCGTCCGAACATCCTGATCATGGATGAACCGACCAACCACATGGATATGGAATCCATCGAGTCACTGAACATGGCGTTGGAAATGTATGAAGGCACCCTGATCTTCGTTTCCCACGACCGTGAGTTCGTTAGCTCGTTGGCCACCCGTGTTCTTGAAATGACCCCGAACAAGGTGATCGACTTTACCGGCAACTACGAAGACTATCTGCGTAGCCAGGGTATCAACTGA
- the gsiC gene encoding glutathione ABC transporter permease GsiC, with translation MLNYFLKRLLGLIPTLLIVAVLVFLFVHMLPGDPARLAAGPEADEAVVQLVRQDLGLDKPLPQQFVHFFVNILQGDFGTSMVSKRPVSEEIASRFMPTFWLTIASMVWAVIFGMAIGMISAVWRNRWPDRLGMTLAVSGISFPAFALGMLLMQVFSVNLGWLPTVGADTWLHYILPSITLGAAVAAVMARFTRASFVEVMQEDYMRTARAKGVPETLVIVKHGLRNAMIPVITMMGLQFGFLLGGSIVVEKVFNWPGLGRLLVDSVEMRDYPVIQAEVLLFSLEFILINLLVDMLYAAINPSIRYQ, from the coding sequence ATGCTTAATTATTTTCTAAAACGCCTGCTGGGCCTGATCCCGACGCTGCTGATCGTGGCCGTGCTGGTGTTCTTGTTTGTCCACATGCTGCCGGGCGATCCGGCGCGGTTGGCCGCGGGGCCGGAGGCCGACGAAGCCGTCGTCCAACTGGTGCGCCAGGATCTGGGGCTGGACAAGCCGTTGCCACAGCAGTTTGTGCATTTCTTTGTCAATATTTTGCAGGGCGATTTCGGCACGTCGATGGTGTCAAAACGCCCGGTCAGTGAAGAGATCGCTTCGCGCTTTATGCCAACCTTCTGGCTGACCATCGCCAGCATGGTGTGGGCGGTGATTTTTGGCATGGCGATCGGCATGATTTCCGCCGTATGGCGCAACCGCTGGCCGGATCGGCTGGGGATGACGCTGGCCGTGTCGGGCATCTCTTTCCCGGCCTTTGCGTTGGGGATGTTGCTGATGCAGGTGTTCTCGGTCAACCTCGGCTGGCTGCCGACGGTCGGAGCGGATACTTGGCTGCATTACATCTTGCCTTCAATCACGCTGGGCGCTGCGGTAGCGGCGGTGATGGCCCGCTTCACCCGCGCCTCGTTCGTTGAGGTGATGCAGGAAGATTACATGCGCACCGCCCGCGCCAAGGGCGTGCCGGAGACACTGGTGATCGTCAAACACGGGCTACGCAACGCCATGATCCCGGTGATCACCATGATGGGCCTACAGTTTGGTTTCCTGCTGGGTGGCTCGATCGTGGTCGAGAAGGTATTTAACTGGCCGGGGTTGGGGCGCCTGCTGGTGGATTCGGTAGAAATGCGCGATTACCCGGTGATCCAGGCCGAAGTGCTGCTGTTCTCGCTGGAATTTATTCTGATTAATCTGTTGGTGGATATGCTGTATGCGGCAATCAACCCTTCGATTCGTTACCAATAG
- a CDS encoding dipeptide ABC transporter ATP-binding protein, with translation MTDTAIQPQAERGLILPPERVLAVSDLCVQFRQEGDVVEAVRHLDFDVDRGETLAIVGESGSGKSVTSLALMRLVEQGGGELTSGAMHFRRRNGQVLDLAKAKQSTLRTLRGADMAMIFQEPMTSLNPVFPVGEQIAESLRLHQGMDHRSANREALRMLDLVRIPEAKNVLGRYPHQLSGGMRQRVMIAMALSCKPALLIADEPTTALDVTIQAQILQLIRVLQQEMHMGVIFITHDMGVVAEIADRVLVMHQGEKVEQGEVRSLFAAPQQPYTQALLAAVPQLGAMADKDFPAKFPLAGVDDNDQPQDTIPAGATPILQVENLVTRFDLRSGILNRVTRRVHAVENISFDLYPSETLGLVGESGCGKSTTGRSLLKLVDSQRGTITFNGQQINRLKGSALQHLRRDIQFIFQDPYASLDPRLTVGFSIMEPLLVHNVARGAEAEKRVAWLLERVGLKPEHARRYPHEFSGGQRQRICIARALALNPKVVIADEAVSALDVSIQAQIVNLLLDLQRELGIAFLFISHDMAVVERVCHRVAVMYLGQIVEIGPRRAVFENPQHAYTRKLMAAVPVADPTHAHKRQPLLVDEIPSPIRGLHDEPVTAPLVQVGPGHFVARHPIAGAF, from the coding sequence ATGACCGATACTGCCATCCAGCCACAGGCAGAACGTGGGCTGATTTTACCGCCCGAGCGCGTCTTGGCGGTGAGCGATCTGTGCGTACAATTTCGCCAAGAAGGCGACGTCGTTGAGGCGGTGCGCCATCTGGATTTCGACGTCGACCGTGGCGAAACACTGGCGATCGTTGGAGAATCCGGCTCCGGCAAGTCGGTCACCTCACTGGCGTTGATGCGTCTGGTCGAGCAGGGCGGCGGTGAGTTGACCAGCGGCGCGATGCATTTTCGCCGGCGTAACGGTCAGGTGCTCGATCTGGCCAAGGCAAAGCAGAGCACCTTGCGAACCTTACGCGGCGCCGATATGGCGATGATTTTTCAAGAACCGATGACCTCGCTCAACCCGGTGTTTCCGGTGGGGGAGCAGATCGCCGAATCTCTGCGTCTGCATCAGGGGATGGATCACCGCAGCGCTAACCGCGAAGCGCTGCGTATGCTCGATCTGGTACGTATTCCCGAGGCCAAAAACGTCCTTGGCCGCTATCCGCATCAACTGTCTGGCGGGATGCGCCAGCGGGTGATGATTGCCATGGCGCTGTCGTGCAAACCGGCGCTGCTGATTGCCGATGAACCCACCACTGCGCTGGACGTCACCATTCAGGCGCAAATCCTGCAACTGATCCGCGTGTTGCAGCAGGAAATGCACATGGGGGTGATCTTCATTACCCACGATATGGGCGTGGTGGCGGAGATTGCCGATCGGGTACTGGTGATGCACCAAGGCGAAAAGGTGGAACAGGGGGAGGTGCGCTCGCTGTTCGCCGCTCCACAGCAGCCTTACACTCAAGCTTTGTTGGCCGCCGTGCCACAGCTGGGCGCGATGGCAGATAAAGACTTCCCGGCAAAATTTCCGTTAGCTGGTGTTGACGATAACGACCAGCCGCAAGACACCATACCCGCAGGAGCTACGCCGATCTTGCAGGTAGAAAATCTGGTCACGCGCTTCGATCTGCGCAGCGGCATTCTCAACCGCGTCACGCGCCGTGTGCATGCGGTGGAAAATATCAGCTTCGACCTCTATCCCAGCGAAACGTTGGGGTTGGTCGGCGAATCCGGCTGTGGCAAATCCACCACCGGCCGCTCACTGTTAAAACTGGTCGATAGCCAACGCGGCACCATTACCTTCAACGGCCAACAGATCAACCGCTTGAAAGGCTCTGCCTTACAGCATTTACGCCGTGATATTCAGTTTATCTTTCAAGACCCTTACGCTTCCCTGGACCCACGGCTTACCGTTGGTTTCTCCATCATGGAGCCGTTGCTGGTGCACAACGTTGCTCGCGGGGCGGAGGCTGAAAAACGGGTGGCCTGGCTATTGGAGCGGGTAGGGCTGAAGCCGGAGCATGCGCGGCGTTATCCGCATGAGTTCTCCGGTGGCCAACGCCAGCGTATCTGCATTGCCCGCGCGTTGGCACTCAATCCGAAAGTGGTGATTGCCGATGAGGCGGTCTCCGCGCTGGACGTGTCGATTCAGGCGCAAATTGTCAATCTGCTGCTCGATTTACAGCGTGAATTGGGCATCGCATTTCTGTTTATTTCCCACGATATGGCAGTAGTGGAACGAGTCTGCCATCGCGTCGCGGTGATGTATCTGGGCCAGATTGTTGAGATCGGCCCACGCCGCGCGGTGTTTGAAAACCCGCAGCATGCCTATACCCGTAAGCTGATGGCCGCCGTGCCGGTGGCCGATCCAACCCATGCGCATAAACGTCAGCCGTTGCTGGTGGATGAAATACCCAGCCCGATCCGTGGGCTGCACGATGAACCCGTTACCGCACCTTTAGTGCAGGTAGGGCCAGGGCACTTTGTGGCCCGTCACCCTATTGCCGGTGCTTTTTAG
- the moeA gene encoding molybdopterin molybdotransferase MoeA — translation MDHCHTSDLISLEQALEKMLSQIAPLQQSESIALTSAAGRITATPVVSPIDVPPFANSAMDGYAVRLSDLNGNSPLPVAGKAFAGAPFTDAWPANTCVRIMTGAPIPAGADAVIMQEQAEVTEAGVRFNAPVTAGQNIRLAGEDILRGASVLPAGITLGAAQLPLLASLGVADVRVMRKLKVAVFSTGDELQPVGQPLQAGQIYDTNRFAVRLMLEQLGCTVIDLGIIRDNQEALRAAFIQADSEADVVISSGGVSVGEADYTKQMLDELGKVSFWKLAIKPGKPFAFGKLQHAWFCGLPGNPVSAALTFYQLVQPLLAKLAGHTEWQLPPRLKARALTPLKKSPGRLDFQRGIFTSNAQGELEVSTTGHQGSHVFSSFSQGNCFIVLERERGSVAAGETVEIEPFNALLRN, via the coding sequence ATGGATCACTGTCATACTTCTGACCTCATTTCTCTTGAGCAGGCACTGGAGAAAATGCTCTCCCAGATCGCGCCACTGCAACAGAGCGAATCTATCGCCTTGACCAGCGCAGCCGGACGCATTACTGCCACCCCGGTGGTCTCCCCTATCGATGTCCCGCCCTTCGCCAACTCGGCGATGGACGGCTACGCGGTACGTCTCAGTGACCTGAACGGCAACTCTCCGTTACCGGTAGCGGGTAAAGCCTTTGCCGGTGCACCGTTTACGGATGCCTGGCCTGCCAACACCTGCGTACGCATCATGACCGGAGCGCCAATTCCAGCCGGTGCGGATGCGGTGATCATGCAAGAACAGGCTGAAGTAACCGAGGCTGGAGTGCGTTTCAACGCCCCGGTAACCGCTGGGCAAAATATCCGTTTGGCGGGTGAAGATATCCTTCGTGGGGCGAGCGTGCTGCCCGCCGGGATCACGTTGGGGGCCGCACAGTTGCCGTTACTAGCTTCATTGGGCGTGGCCGATGTGCGGGTGATGCGTAAATTGAAGGTGGCGGTATTCTCCACCGGTGACGAATTACAGCCGGTCGGCCAGCCGCTACAAGCCGGGCAGATCTACGACACCAACCGCTTTGCCGTACGCCTGATGCTGGAACAGCTCGGCTGCACGGTGATCGATCTGGGGATTATTCGTGATAATCAGGAAGCATTACGCGCGGCGTTTATCCAGGCGGATAGCGAGGCCGACGTGGTGATCAGCAGCGGCGGCGTTTCCGTTGGTGAAGCCGATTACACCAAGCAGATGCTGGATGAACTCGGCAAAGTCAGCTTCTGGAAGCTGGCCATCAAACCGGGCAAACCTTTTGCTTTCGGCAAGCTCCAGCACGCCTGGTTCTGTGGCCTACCTGGCAACCCGGTCTCTGCGGCTTTGACCTTCTATCAACTGGTGCAACCGCTGCTGGCCAAGCTGGCCGGTCACACCGAATGGCAACTGCCACCCCGCCTGAAAGCTCGCGCCCTGACGCCACTGAAAAAGTCGCCGGGTCGCCTCGATTTCCAGCGCGGCATCTTCACCAGCAATGCCCAGGGCGAGCTGGAAGTGAGCACCACTGGCCATCAGGGTTCCCATGTGTTTAGCTCATTCAGCCAGGGTAACTGCTTTATCGTGCTGGAGCGTGAACGTGGCTCGGTAGCCGCTGGAGAGACAGTAGAGATCGAACCTTTCAATGCGTTGCTGAGGAACTGA
- a CDS encoding isoaspartyl peptidase/L-asparaginase family protein, with product MSKPVIAIHGGAGAITRAALSAEKEQDYIQALSDIVAAGQAILAAGGSALDAVTEAVRLLEECPLFNAGKGAVFTHQGTHELDACVMDGRTCDAGAVAGVSRIRNPVLAARTVLENSTHVLFGGEGAERFAANHGLEMVDPDFFFTQERFDQLHRAQAEQGRVLLDHDGAAALSGDPLDPDRKFGTVGAVALDALGNLAAATSTGGMTNKAAGRIGDTPIIGAGCYANNATVAVSSTGTGEIFMRTVAAYDVSALIEYAGLTLQQACDKVVMEKLLALGGSGGLIAIDRFGNVALPFNSEGMYRGFGYVGDAPSVGIYR from the coding sequence ATGAGCAAACCAGTGATTGCCATTCATGGTGGTGCGGGCGCAATTACCCGTGCGGCATTGAGTGCAGAGAAGGAACAAGATTATATCCAGGCGCTTTCCGACATTGTGGCTGCCGGGCAGGCTATTTTGGCTGCAGGCGGCAGCGCACTGGACGCGGTAACGGAGGCCGTCAGGCTGCTGGAAGAGTGCCCGCTGTTCAACGCAGGCAAAGGCGCGGTATTTACCCACCAGGGCACCCATGAGCTGGATGCCTGCGTGATGGATGGCCGAACCTGTGATGCCGGGGCGGTCGCCGGGGTCAGCCGGATACGCAACCCGGTACTGGCCGCGCGTACGGTGCTGGAAAATAGCACTCATGTGCTGTTTGGCGGGGAAGGGGCAGAAAGATTTGCCGCCAATCACGGTCTGGAAATGGTCGATCCCGATTTCTTCTTTACCCAGGAACGTTTTGACCAATTGCACCGTGCTCAGGCAGAGCAGGGTCGGGTGTTGCTCGATCACGACGGCGCGGCGGCGCTCAGCGGCGACCCACTGGATCCCGATCGCAAATTTGGCACCGTGGGTGCGGTAGCGCTGGATGCTTTGGGCAACCTGGCAGCGGCTACCTCAACCGGTGGCATGACCAACAAGGCGGCAGGGCGCATTGGCGATACGCCGATTATTGGCGCCGGTTGCTATGCCAACAACGCTACGGTGGCGGTTTCCAGCACCGGTACCGGCGAAATCTTTATGCGTACCGTCGCGGCCTACGACGTTTCTGCTCTGATTGAATATGCCGGTCTAACCCTGCAACAGGCCTGCGACAAAGTGGTGATGGAAAAGCTGTTGGCGCTGGGCGGCAGCGGCGGGCTGATTGCCATCGATCGTTTTGGCAACGTCGCACTGCCATTTAACAGTGAAGGAATGTATCGCGGTTTCGGCTATGTCGGCGATGCCCCTTCCGTGGGTATCTACCGCTGA
- a CDS encoding DUF924 family protein, whose amino-acid sequence MHQHVLDFWFEEIDPAMWFKKDDEFDRVLHTRFGQLWQAASQGELAHWRATIKGRLAEIIVLDQFSRNLFRNTPRSFACDGMALVLAQEAIATGLCENLTVEQRGFLYLPFMHSESALIHQQALELFRQLNNGDQLEFEIRHKAIIDRFGRYPHRNEILGRKSTFEEQEFLQQPGSGF is encoded by the coding sequence ATGCACCAGCACGTACTGGATTTTTGGTTCGAAGAGATCGACCCAGCCATGTGGTTTAAAAAGGACGATGAGTTCGATCGTGTACTGCACACCCGCTTTGGCCAACTGTGGCAGGCGGCGTCCCAAGGTGAACTGGCACATTGGCGTGCGACCATCAAAGGACGACTGGCGGAAATCATCGTACTCGATCAGTTCAGCCGTAATCTGTTTCGCAACACGCCACGCTCCTTTGCTTGTGACGGAATGGCGCTGGTGCTGGCTCAGGAAGCGATCGCCACTGGATTATGTGAAAACCTGACGGTCGAGCAGCGCGGCTTCCTCTATTTGCCGTTTATGCATTCCGAATCCGCCTTGATCCACCAGCAGGCGTTGGAGCTGTTTCGCCAATTAAATAATGGCGATCAGTTGGAGTTTGAAATACGTCATAAGGCCATAATCGATCGTTTTGGACGTTATCCCCATCGTAACGAGATATTAGGCCGGAAATCTACGTTTGAGGAGCAGGAATTTCTGCAGCAACCGGGATCGGGTTTCTGA
- the moeB gene encoding molybdopterin-synthase adenylyltransferase MoeB, translated as MLPELTDAQALRYNRQIVLRGFDFDGQEKLQAAHVLIVGLGGLGCAAAPYLAAAGVGHLTLVDFDTVSLSNLQRQILHRDDRIGMAKVESARIELSSINPHIRIDTLDTQLDDEQMAAQIAACDVVLDCTDNVATRDLLNRLCHAQRKPLVSGAAIRMEGQLSVFTYQPEQPCYRCLSRLFGENALTCVEAGVMAPLVGTIGTLQAMEAIKLLANYGQPLVGKLLMFDAMSMQFREMKLPKDPRCEVCSGNPL; from the coding sequence ATGCTGCCGGAATTAACCGATGCACAAGCGCTGCGCTACAACCGCCAGATCGTACTGCGGGGTTTCGACTTCGACGGTCAGGAAAAGCTGCAGGCGGCGCACGTGCTGATCGTTGGGCTTGGCGGGCTGGGCTGTGCGGCGGCGCCTTATTTGGCTGCCGCTGGCGTAGGCCATCTGACGCTGGTTGATTTCGACACGGTTTCCCTCTCCAATCTACAGCGCCAGATCCTGCACCGGGATGATCGCATTGGTATGGCGAAGGTCGAATCTGCCCGCATTGAGCTGAGCTCCATCAATCCTCATATCCGTATTGATACCCTGGACACACAGCTGGATGACGAGCAAATGGCGGCGCAGATTGCCGCCTGCGACGTGGTGCTGGACTGTACCGATAACGTGGCAACCCGCGATCTGCTCAACCGCCTGTGCCATGCACAGCGTAAACCGCTGGTCTCAGGGGCTGCCATCCGTATGGAGGGCCAGCTCAGCGTCTTTACCTATCAGCCGGAACAGCCCTGTTATCGCTGCCTGAGCAGGCTGTTTGGGGAAAATGCGCTGACCTGCGTTGAGGCTGGCGTGATGGCGCCTTTAGTCGGCACTATCGGTACGCTGCAGGCGATGGAAGCCATCAAGCTGTTGGCAAACTATGGCCAGCCTTTGGTAGGGAAGTTGTTGATGTTTGATGCGATGAGCATGCAGTTCCGGGAGATGAAGCTGCCGAAGGATCCGCGGTGTGAAGTGTGTAGCGGCAACCCCTTGTAG